GCGAGGGCTCAGGTCGTTTAACAACCTAGGGTAACTCGCCCTTTTATAGGCAGGGGACGGGCGCGAAATTCAAAACATCGGCAGCGGTTAACATGATATGAGGAGACGTCTTGtccatgcaaaaaaaaatgcacacaCACCTGAACGAGCAGAAATGGGGAGGTGCTTCGGGGAGTCCTGGTTCCCCAAACTCCAAAGGAGTTGAGTATCGCTAGcagggctactgttggggaaaAGGAACCCCACCTCATTTTAGGACAGTACGATTGGCTCACTTGTTGAGTGAAGCCTGCGAAGTGGTGTGTTTCTTTGTCTTAGGCACGAAGAGCTTATGCGAAGTGTCAACTTCGTGGGTTGTGGTTGTGTGTATTTTCAGGAATGGGAGAAGGGAGAAAGGTGGCAACTTCGTGGACCGGCGAGCCGATGATTGCAAAGATGCATTGCATGGCGCGAAGTCAGCGACCGGTGGCGCAGGCTGGAAAGGTTTCATCGCAACGATGGTGGTTGCGAGGGTGGAGCACGAAGTTAGAGGTCAGTGGCACCGTCCTGAGCGGCATCGTCAGGGCTAAACAGAAAGCGAAGTTCTGGAGCCACTTCGGCAGGGTGAGATGGCACGAGCACAGCAATAAAGTGATAAGTTGTAAAGAGTGGGGCAAAAGTGGCGTAATGTTACTATAATACCCTCGAATATGCTTCGTGTAAAGTGATAAAGGAGGGCGATGGGTTGTAAAGTGTAAAAATTACGACCCTATAGAAGGGGACCATCGTGAATGCAAAagctttttttattatttatctACAAAGTAAAAAAGACACGTCCTGGACGGAAGGGGAGTTCTTTAAGCTCACCCGAAGTCATTTTTACTGCACTGGTCTTTCTTGTTCCGCTCGGTTTCATTTCATTTCGAGACTTGTTGACCCCACTTTAGGGACGGTTTCTTATCCAACGGTGTGATCTCACGATCATTGTGAAACTGTAAATGAATAAACACTTGGGGGTTACCCGGAAGAAAGTGCTAAGCAGGCAGCCGGGCAAAGCACGCTCACAGTGACACAGCACTCAGGTCATGACCTGGAAATACTCATCATCTGCGTGTGCCCATGCAGTGGAGCAAAGAACGGAATTCCTAAATGTTTGTCGAGTAATTTTCTGTTTTGTCCATGTCCACGCTGTAAATTTGTGATGATAatcgtttaaaaaaaacttgtgaTGATAATATTCCATGACACATTTCCACTCTCTCCGCCTACTTGGCAAAGGCCCATCTCTCTGCAGTCACAACCGCGCGCGCAGCGGGGCCCGCAGCTGGCCCATCCTGCCAGCGCGACGGCCCGTTTGTTCCTACCTCCCTCCAATGGACCAAATTTGGCCCACTTCCCCTCTCTCGAGAATCCCAACGAGAATCCTGAAGTCAACGAGCATCTTCTGACGTAGCTAGCTCATCACAGAATCTGCTCCTTAGTCCTTAACTCCTTATCCGAAACCTCCACCTCCAAGCTCCGATCCATGGCGTCTCacgatcaccaccaccaccaccaccaccatcactcCCACGGGTTCGTGCGCGTGTGCCCTCATTCCTCTCGCGCCGCGTTCTCGCTGTCTGCGCATCTGACCCGACGCATGATTGGTGCGGTTTTGCTGCGCTTTCAGGGAAGGCGATGGCCAAGCAGCGGGGGGTTCGTGGGTCGGGGAGGACGGCCGCGTGTGGCACTCCCACGACGGCCTCGCGCCGCACTCCCACGAGCCCATCTACTCCCCCGGCGACTTCACcaagcgcgcgccgccgctcgcctcgcGCACCTTCACCGAGCGCGCCTTCACCGTCGGCATTGGCGGCCCCGTCGGCACCGGGTAAGCTCGGTTACTTCGTACTGTGTACTTCTTTTATTTCTTCCAATTGCTGATAGCGTGGATCACATAATTTCGGTGCGGTTATTTGGTGGAGGCTGTGAAATTGTGACGGCCCGAGAGAAATACATATGCCCTGCATTCGTGTTGAAGTTGTTTCGTAATCCCAGTTCAAATTTTGTCTTAATCCGGTATTTAGGTTTGTCTGGGAATGGAGGAGCCTCGAATCTTTGGTATCTTTGTCGATAAGGGCGCTTGCTCCAGTTCATACCTTTATTTAATGTGAATCATTAGTAGTTTTTTCCAGTATAGATGCCTAGTTCCCTGTACATTCTCTGATTATGCATTGACTTTGTTCCTGAAGTTCCATCCTGACATGTGGGATGGTGAGTTGATGTAATTAGTTTGGAACAATGCATGTACCCACACTGCTTGCCTTGTGGCCAGAATAATTTCTACTGCTGAAATCCAATAAATTCCGTTGCTGCATATGCATTGAGCAGCTACATTTACAATTATTAGGTTCTTAACTCTTTTACAAACATTTTTCCTTATTCAGGAAAACTGCCCTGATGTTAGCACTATGCAGATTCCTACGTGATAAATATAGTCTTGCGGCGGTACGTGACATCACTCTGCCCTCTGATTATTTACAGACGTTACCTAGTTTTCCTGACCAAATTGAAAATGCAATGCTACATAAGACTTTTTTGCATGCCCGGTCATATAATTTCGAGATATTCATCTGTAATCTAGTGCTTCATTTCCCCCGTTTCCGATCTTCAGACTTTTCACTTGTAAAAGGAGGTCTTATCTATCTGATTTCTGATAATTCAACTTAAACCAAAGCATGTTTCCCTGTCTTAATCAATGATTTGCCTATGTGCTGATATAGAAATACAAGCACTTTGTCTTCTTGTGACATTTTCCAGAGCATAGAATCTACACCATGCAGCTTGAATCACATATCTGggccttttatttatttgttctCTTCATATTCAGGTCACAAATGATATTTTCACAAAAGAAGATGGGGAATTCTTAATCAAGCATGGAGCACTCCCAGAAGAGCGCATACGCGCAGTGGAAACTGGAGGATGCCCTCATGCAGCTATACGTGAAGACATCAGTATAAATCTTGGTCCTCTGGAGGAGCTATCAAGCTTGTGTAAAGCTGATTTGCTACTCTGTGAATCTGGAGGAGGTATGTTTTTACTGGATCCAAACTAAATAGGCCATTTCTATTGTCATGCATATATTTGTGTAAACCAGCCTATTCATCCTACTGGGATCATGTTGCCTGTCTAATGCTTGTGAAATGTTATCATGTGAACTTGCCCTCATGTTCGAAAGTGAAATACAGAGAATGCTTCTTTCAAGCCTATTCTGCTGTTTTTTTTGGAGGCTCATGTTAATTGAATATCCTGATGTGCCCTGAACCCTCTGCTTCTGAATAATAATGGGTATCCTGAGTTTTGggcaatatattttttttccacaaCTCAACAATCAAGCATTAAAGGGTGCCATTTGTGCATTTCTCATGCAGATAACTTGGCTGCTAACTTCAGCAGGGAATTAGCAGACTACATAATCTACATAATTGATGTCTCTGGTGGGGATAAAATACCAAGAAAAGGTGGCCCTGGGATAACCCAAGCTGATCTTTTGGTGCGTCATACTGTATTTTGCCAACTCCACCTATAACTACGTGAACTTCTTTGACACACCGGTCACATTTTACCTGCTTGACATTGGTTCCTACTTTTTTATTGATTTTGATCGTTCTGAACTTAGGTAATAAATAAGACAGACCTTGCACCAGCTGTTGGTGCTGACCTGGCTGTAATGGAACGAGATGCGCTTCGCATGCGGGAAGGAGGACCTTTTGTGTTTGCACAGGTTCAGGATCTAGCTGTGCAcgtctttatttatttatttatttattttgttcttCACATGACCTCATGCTAGTTGCAAGCAACATGGTTTGCATGTTCATACATTTTATTTCTTTACTGAAACCATGTATGAAGGCATCTTTACTCTGCACGGCGTGCAGGTGAAACACGGAGTGGGCGTAGAGGAAATCGTGAATCATGTTCTGCAAGCGTGGGAAATTGCGACCGGCAATAAGCGCCGATAAAAGATCGCCTGAGCTTTATCTTGGACGTGCAGCTGATGCACTTGGCAATTTATGAATAAATTTTACATCATTTTGGCACAACTGTATTAGAGAATGATATCAATGACTGTATGACGACAGTATTCTTAAGTTGGATACTCCAATAGGCAGCATAAACATGGCATCTCTTCTGAGCGGAGATAAGCGGCGATGCTGAAATGGACAGGGGTCCAGTGAAAATAAggggaaagaaaaacaaaacgtgtgaaagggaaaggaaaaagtccaaaatACTACCCTCAACTATGAGCAAAGTTTGAATAACCCCTCAAACCATTTTTTAGTTTATTTCACCCCTTCGATTTACCAAATCAGGTTACTAttcacctttagtcccaatcTATTCCGGTTTTGCTGACTTGGTGGCTGTTTTGCATACTAATTATGCCACGTGAGCTGTCCAACGTGGAAGCAAGATTCTTTGCCGGGCTCAGGCTGCGGGCTATGTCTGCGACATCGATCTCTAGCGCCCCCGCCTGCTTGTCCTTGTCCTTCCTGCCCTCATGCACGGCGCGTCGTTCACCGACGACCGAAGAGAAGGAGAATCGCGGCCACACAAGCAGGACGACTAGGGCGGACAACGGCTATCGCCATGTGCTCCATGTGGTGTGCATCGCGCTCGCGGTCACCGCGTCGCCCACGCAATAGGAGAGGCACGCACGGTACCGGGTTGCCCTCGACGTCACTCGTCGGAAGTAGTTTCGTGAAGGTCGTCTCCAGCAACCGGCCGGTGAAGACGTTGAAGGATACGTTGAGTAGTGCCACGGGGTTCTGGAGCGTATGGAGATCACCGGTGAGCTGGTTGCTGCTGTCAAGCTCCAGATCTCGTGAGGTTGCTGCATCGGGGCAACCTCCGCCGGTGGCATCGTGTTGGAGATGTTTGTTCGCgctagctgcagctgcagctagcTTGCAGGAGCGACGGCTGGGATGTGGCCGGTCGGTGAGCCCGCTGAGCGACAGGTCCACCATGGTGAGGTTAGAGCAAAGCTCTGCGGGATGATGCTGACGAGCTGGTTCTGCCACATCAAGCAGCAGGTTCGTGAGCTCTTGTTCATCCTGCCGAGTTGCGCACCATAATGGACCCAGACAGCACGTTCTCGTAGAGGTAATAATGTTCTCCGAGTTGCTGCTCAGTGCGGCACTGACCGAGCTCCTGCGGTATTGCCGTATCGGGCGGAGAGCAGCGCCGCCACATGCAGATGGCTAGCGCGGTGAGGTTCTCGCCTTCTCGGCAAAGCCGATCATGGTGAGCCGGCCGGGAGCAGTTGCCGGTTTCCGTGGGGAGCGCGCTCTAGAGGTTCTTGTTGCCGTCGCAGTGGAGCACATTGAGGTTCCCATCCGTTGAGTTGAAGTACAGCGTCTCGAGGTTTGCTCCCCAGCCGGTACAGGCCTACTGGAATCGGGCTTGGAATCTTGCCGCCACGTTGGGCAGTTCACGTGGGCGTATTTACTCAGCAAAAAAGCAAAACCAGTTTTAGAGGAAGGCTAAAGGTGAATAATAAAATTGGGTTTGGGAAACTGGAGGGGGTTAAGTAAACACAAATATTgtctaggggtgtttgggagaggggtgctaaatttagcacccccattttagtcaGCTTTAGTCTCCATAGCTCCCAAATAGGAGTGCTAAACCACTAGTGCTAAAATTTAGGCCACTTATAATCCTTTAGCCACTTGGGGATAACTAAAACTGACTAAATGGGctaaaaagtggtcccccaGACCACTTTCCCCCCtgcccctcccccctctctctcctccccgcactcTCTCTCCCTGCATGCTCTGCCCGGCTTCGCCTCCTTCGCCAGACCCCACCGCCACCGGCAGATCCGAGCCCAGCCAGCCCCGCCTCGCCGGATCCGTGGGCCCTAGCTGCCGGATCCGCGGGCCCTCGCCGCTCAGCTCCGGTTCGAGAGCCGGCGGTCCAAGTTCCGCAGTAGCTCCCGCATGCGGCTCCGACGCGGGGTCGCTGGCGAATCCGGGTCCAACAAGAGTGCGGCCATCCTCGACTCCGATGGGTGCCCGCCCAACTCCGATGGACGCGCCGTTGACACATCcgccaggcgccgccgccccgccgcatCCTCCGGTGCCCCGCCACTCCTCCCCGACCCCAAGCCGCATCTCGCTGCATCCACGCTCGCTCGGTGGAGGTGCTGATGGAGTAGGGGATGCTGACGCCACACTTGGATGGGATGttggcggcgttggcggcgttGAGTCCGCTGATCCCCTTGGCGTTCTTGACGCCGGAGGGGGCGGTGCTCTGGCTGCGAGCGCAAGGGAGGCATTGGCCGATGGCGGAGGTGACTTGGCCGCAGCTGATGGCGACCTCGGAGGTCGCCGCGGCGAGCACCACCGCGGCCACCATGGCGAGCACCACCACCTGAGCGcgagccacaacgagcagcTGATGGCTGTTTTGCTATTGTGTCAGCTGCTAGCTGCGCTCGATGGATCGGCTGTGGTAGCTATCTTGATGCTTGGGAAGAAATGTGCTTTGCTATTCTCGGATCAGCCAAGAGGAATAATCATCCGATACATTTTTTACACATCATGCTTGTGGATTGATGAGGAGTAGAAAAGTCTTTTGGCAatcaaagtgctaaagtttagcttcttatccaaacaccctgaaggactaaagtttagcacttcaTTTAAGGGGACTAAATTTTATtcagggctaaattttagccctcttcttccaaacaggacctaaagaGGCTATCCAGACTTTGCTCATAGTTGGATGCAgtgatttggattttttttttctaagggAAATATCGAATCCGCTAGGATCAACCCAGGGAGCCGGGTTCAGTGGAAAATAACAAGGCAATAATTAAAATAGTAAAAATAATGTAGAAGATAAATATATCGACTCTGCAATCGAACCTAGAATCTCATCGCTATGAATTATGATCCCATGCATCTAAACAAAACACTCAAGGCACTTAGTTTATTACTaagtgggtgtttggatacgaggtgttaaactttaatagtgtcacatcggatgttcggatgctaattaggagaactaaacatgagctaattataaaactaattgcagaaccctgtgctaattcgcgagacgaatctattaagcctaattaatccatcattagcaaatggttactgtagcaccacattgtcaaatcatggactaattaggc
This sequence is a window from Setaria italica strain Yugu1 chromosome III, Setaria_italica_v2.0, whole genome shotgun sequence. Protein-coding genes within it:
- the LOC101766744 gene encoding urease accessory protein G, which gives rise to MASHDHHHHHHHHHSHGEGDGQAAGGSWVGEDGRVWHSHDGLAPHSHEPIYSPGDFTKRAPPLASRTFTERAFTVGIGGPVGTGKTALMLALCRFLRDKYSLAAVTNDIFTKEDGEFLIKHGALPEERIRAVETGGCPHAAIREDISINLGPLEELSSLCKADLLLCESGGDNLAANFSRELADYIIYIIDVSGGDKIPRKGGPGITQADLLVINKTDLAPAVGADLAVMERDALRMREGGPFVFAQVKHGVGVEEIVNHVLQAWEIATGNKRR